From the genome of Drosophila gunungcola strain Sukarami chromosome 3L unlocalized genomic scaffold, Dgunungcola_SK_2 000005F, whole genome shotgun sequence:
ACCCAATCTGATCTGGTCGCAGGAAAATCAACGTCCACCTGTCTACAATCCCGAGGACTATGTCCACTCGTTGAGAAAGTTCATCAAGGCCAGTAGTTCGGCCAAAAAGGTATCCATCTACGATGTGAGCACGGGACCCACTGCCAAGGAAGAGGCCTCCAGATCGGCCACCCTGCCAGCCAAACACTCGGAGTACAAGTAATGTTTATACTTTTACTTAAGTCATATATTTTGCTAATTGTTTTTCGTTATTTCAAATAGATCTCCCATTCCTGCTCCGCCAGAAAATGATAGAGAGATGTCCCTGCGTCAGTTTGGCTCTATTACAGATCTGCTGACCAAGTTGCGAGCTGATCTCAGAGTGTCCTTTCCCAGGTAAGAATCAGTAACTATACTTGTAACTCGAAAagtaaaattgtatattttgaaaattatatagcaagtacaagAAAGCGTTTCCATGTCCGTAAGTCTGTCCGTTTGTTTGTCCGTATGAATATGAAAATCTTGGAAACTATAAAGACCACAGATTTGTGAGTTAACATATAGATTCAAGTTATGCCAACGCAgggcaagtttatttcaaaatgtagCCACGCGTACACTAATGCCCACAAATCGCTAAACTCTATAATACCTATCGACACAccaaaaattttccaaatcgaaCCATTATTTCAGAAGTTATTAAGAAAGTTATAATTATGACGTCACTGCACACttataaaaaactgatttcatattttttaaagagcGGAAGAGAGTGAAAGAGCTGTAAGCAGTTGGGGGAGGGGGTACTCGTGGATCTAAGCTTGTAGTGCTGCAGTTTGGCAACTGGCGCCAACTAAAATCCGATTTTGTCCGAAGGCAttcttttattgaaattgGTTAGCTATGTAACGAGCATTTAATAGTCGCTGCACTTGACCATAATGGTTCTTCTTGTTACTCGTGAGATTGCTCATCCCCAACATTTATTGTCTTTTCAGCTTCGTCCAAGAATTTGTGGGCACCCCTGCGGATGGCATTAGCCATTTGCTAGAGGTGCTTCGCGCCATTCAAATGGCCCAGGCCAGCAATGCACCAGCTCCACTGCCAGGAGCCAGCAGTTCGCTGGCCATGACCAGGAACCCCCAGAGCTATCAGCGACGTGCTCTTCTAGACGAACTGTCTTGCCTGTGAGTAACCATAAAGCTCTCATTAAAAAGACCTCCTAACCAGTAGTTTTATCTTGACCAGTCAATGCCTAAGCATCTGCTGCTTGCGATCTCTGGATGCCATAGCCCGTCTGGGAAACACACCGGTGGGTCTCATGCCGTTGGCTTCTTCGGCCACTGGTCAGGGCATCCGAGCGCGTATTCTGGCCCTGCAATTGCTCGCCTTCGCCTGCGATCGCCAGCCCTTTGGAAGTGGCAGTGGCGGTCAGAAGATAGCTTCTGCTGGGCATACAGCAGTATCGGATGCCATGTCCACATTGCGATTGAGATGCAGTGAACCAGTACGCTTTCGTTTGCTGGTTGGCATCCTAAACAGCGGCGGTGGTTCTGGGGAACTCCAATGTGCAGGGGTCAAGTAAGTGAATACCTTAAAGAAATCTAAAGaagattattaaatttttgtaatcttATATAGATTTCTCAACACCTTCATTGAGAGTGCGGTGAGCATTCAGCAGCGTTTGTACATCCAGGCTGAGCTCTTCCAGGCTGGCCTAGATGCCAGCACCTTGGCCCGCACCATTTCCTCCTCGTCGCCCTGGTTGGATGCCCTGAAGATCGAGGTGAAGCGCTTCAACGAACTCCACATCGATGTGGACCAGATGATAACCCAGGCGAGGGATGCGGATCGCGTGCGCAGCCAAATGGTGATCCTGGAGCGAAGGGTCCAGATTCTGCACGAGGAGAAGGCCGTGCTGACCTCCATGGAGCGTCGACTTCAGGAGCGTTGTGCCGAGCTACAGCGCGAGATTTTTCGCCTTCAGGGCGCCCAGCAGCAGTCCAAATTCAAGCCGGTGGAGGGTGTCTCCGCGCACCACCACCAGCCAGTGGCCCTGCCCCGCCAGGTTCCGCCGCCCACAAAGACCAAGCAAACGAGCAGTTCGGAGCACGAGGACGAGGGCATCAGCAGCTCGGAGACGGGGGCATCCCTCAGTCCGGTGCCCATTCTGGTGCTGCCCTCCAAGGCAAAGCAATCGAAGTCGAGGAAGCTaatggaggaggaggatgaggatgatgCGGCCACCATAGAGGATGTCATCGAGGAGCTGGACAACATCGTGAGTGAGGCGGAGAAGCAGATCAGCAGCCAGGCAGGCAGTGGTTCCCGAACGACAAAGATGCGACACCATCGCCAGGTGGAGAAGGACATTGTGCCGGTTAACATAGTGCCACAGCCACCGCGAAAGTCGCGATCTCTGGCCCACTTGGTGGCCCGCACCGATTGCTCCGATCAGGAGGGTT
Proteins encoded in this window:
- the LOC128259413 gene encoding uncharacterized protein LOC128259413 isoform X1, with product MGNRIASSRGVDGAAEEGAAGEGNSRFNTRRRYQQHKREYCLQNEYRSKTLPARHPHHDPQKSPPKSTDQERLGSSSCLGSGHGQNANNNATPQHNGETSRVLFLLYLIHRTWNVVMDTMDSRTKSNRSPRGGSPQKEETVDIELQPQPQPLDEECSIGITDLDASSYCSQYSCCSCSYCDVDTAGTQTNVYSSIGDDYSLDSMYEAGKSIVDSDSSTLQRHHSQQARHPGQHLHQHLHQQQHQHHLQMAPSVCELAGQGQNSQVVPSKAGGSNSSGTNKCGASSLNGSLASYKIGGSEQSWPQAPVYSKENQRPPVYNPEDYVHSLRKFIKASSSAKKVSIYDVSTGPTAKEEASRSATLPAKHSEYKSPIPAPPENDREMSLRQFGSITDLLTKLRADLRVSFPSFVQEFVGTPADGISHLLEVLRAIQMAQASNAPAPLPGASSSLAMTRNPQSYQRRALLDELSCLQCLSICCLRSLDAIARLGNTPVGLMPLASSATGQGIRARILALQLLAFACDRQPFGSGSGGQKIASAGHTAVSDAMSTLRLRCSEPVRFRLLVGILNSGGGSGELQCAGVKFLNTFIESAVSIQQRLYIQAELFQAGLDASTLARTISSSSPWLDALKIEVKRFNELHIDVDQMITQARDADRVRSQMVILERRVQILHEEKAVLTSMERRLQERCAELQREIFRLQGAQQQSKFKPVEGVSAHHHQPVALPRQVPPPTKTKQTSSSEHEDEGISSSETGASLSPVPILVLPSKAKQSKSRKLMEEEDEDDAATIEDVIEELDNIVSEAEKQISSQAGSGSRTTKMRHHRQVEKDIVPVNIVPQPPRKSRSLAHLVARTDCSDQEGSDYGMVLHQPGDPAAAERLAAMHSFFDEVDYDAPETDQPAAYQMESPTPDMPEANATATAYNASTNRELLDVIMNARHDEHDPTMQALRKSVQDVAPVTIVHHPVKVKPQAPPPPTPPAQQFNGVFFMTGMNTPQKYPKPDISAALQARRVTKNVERLEAAFASAHPEALNEAAIGREKSRSNQQIYFTSNLAMRMHEHSNFGQNQTQGPTLRTRSHTQGSMSKVTDLPSGLY
- the LOC128259413 gene encoding uncharacterized protein LOC128259413 isoform X2, whose amino-acid sequence is MAPSVCELAGQGQNSQVVPSKAGGSNSSGTNKCGASSLNGSLASYKIGGSEQSWPQAPVYSKENQRPPVYNPEDYVHSLRKFIKASSSAKKVSIYDVSTGPTAKEEASRSATLPAKHSEYKSPIPAPPENDREMSLRQFGSITDLLTKLRADLRVSFPSFVQEFVGTPADGISHLLEVLRAIQMAQASNAPAPLPGASSSLAMTRNPQSYQRRALLDELSCLQCLSICCLRSLDAIARLGNTPVGLMPLASSATGQGIRARILALQLLAFACDRQPFGSGSGGQKIASAGHTAVSDAMSTLRLRCSEPVRFRLLVGILNSGGGSGELQCAGVKFLNTFIESAVSIQQRLYIQAELFQAGLDASTLARTISSSSPWLDALKIEVKRFNELHIDVDQMITQARDADRVRSQMVILERRVQILHEEKAVLTSMERRLQERCAELQREIFRLQGAQQQSKFKPVEGVSAHHHQPVALPRQVPPPTKTKQTSSSEHEDEGISSSETGASLSPVPILVLPSKAKQSKSRKLMEEEDEDDAATIEDVIEELDNIVSEAEKQISSQAGSGSRTTKMRHHRQVEKDIVPVNIVPQPPRKSRSLAHLVARTDCSDQEGSDYGMVLHQPGDPAAAERLAAMHSFFDEVDYDAPETDQPAAYQMESPTPDMPEANATATAYNASTNRELLDVIMNARHDEHDPTMQALRKSVQDVAPVTIVHHPVKVKPQAPPPPTPPAQQFNGVFFMTGMNTPQKYPKPDISAALQARRVTKNVERLEAAFASAHPEALNEAAIGREKSRSNQQIYFTSNLAMRMHEHSNFGQNQTQGPTLRTRSHTQGSMSKVTDLPSGLY